A genomic region of Capnocytophaga canimorsus contains the following coding sequences:
- a CDS encoding TatD family hydrolase — protein MVFFDMHSHNLSEEENALVILNQYPLSAQTESFFSVGIHPWYLEDWEKQWTKMRPLASHQNCLAVGECGLDKNISTHFELQQEIFKKHIELSEELKKPLIIHCVKAYDEVIRLKKQYKPEQMWVIHGFRKNEKTALNLIKAGIKLSFGKALLSDESLQKTFRNLPQDSFFLETDNAHIPISHIYQKAIEIRQNLDDFTKMKMFFISE, from the coding sequence ATGGTGTTTTTTGATATGCATTCACATAATTTGTCCGAAGAGGAAAATGCTTTGGTTATCTTAAATCAATATCCGCTTTCGGCACAAACCGAAAGCTTCTTCTCCGTAGGCATACACCCTTGGTATTTAGAAGATTGGGAGAAGCAATGGACAAAAATGCGCCCATTGGCAAGTCATCAAAATTGTTTGGCGGTGGGTGAATGTGGCTTGGATAAAAACATTTCTACCCATTTTGAATTACAACAAGAAATCTTTAAAAAACACATTGAGCTTTCCGAAGAACTTAAAAAACCGCTCATCATACATTGTGTAAAAGCCTACGATGAGGTTATTCGGCTAAAAAAACAATATAAACCTGAACAAATGTGGGTAATTCACGGATTTCGAAAAAATGAAAAAACGGCTTTAAATCTGATCAAAGCAGGAATAAAACTTTCTTTCGGAAAGGCTTTACTCTCAGATGAATCACTTCAAAAAACATTTAGAAATTTACCCCAAGACAGCTTCTTTTTGGAAACAGACAATGCCCATATTCCCATTTCACATATTTATCAAAAAGCCATCGAAATTCGCCAAAATCTTGATGATTTCACGAAAATGAAAATGTTTTTTATCTCTGAATAA
- a CDS encoding RrF2 family transcriptional regulator, whose product MFSKSCEYGLRAAIFIAQQSLLENKSGVKMVAEKIGSPEAFTGKILKDLSKEKIIKSVKGPYGGFYIEKEAMKKTTLLDIVRAIDGDKIYKGCALGLEKCSEKKPCPLHNQFVEVREHIRKMLKENTLLSMTDNQTTFFLKI is encoded by the coding sequence ATGTTTTCAAAATCGTGCGAATATGGGCTTAGAGCAGCTATTTTTATCGCTCAGCAAAGTTTGCTTGAAAATAAATCGGGGGTAAAAATGGTGGCTGAAAAAATAGGGTCGCCCGAAGCCTTTACTGGAAAAATACTCAAAGATTTATCCAAAGAAAAGATTATTAAATCAGTTAAAGGTCCGTACGGAGGTTTTTACATCGAAAAAGAAGCAATGAAAAAAACAACCCTTTTGGATATTGTTCGTGCCATTGATGGCGATAAAATATACAAAGGTTGTGCCTTAGGACTTGAAAAATGTAGTGAAAAGAAACCTTGCCCATTGCACAATCAGTTTGTTGAAGTTCGTGAACATATCCGTAAAATGCTCAAAGAAAACACTCTTTTGAGTATGACTGATAACCAAACTACTTTCTTTTTAAAAATATAA
- the dtd gene encoding D-aminoacyl-tRNA deacylase yields the protein MRVVIQRVSKARVTVESEKISEIGQGFLVLVGIENDDNEEDVRWLSQKITQMRIFDDENGVMNRCVKDIDGEILTVSQFTLHASTKKGNRPSYIKAAKPEIAVPLYEKFLLQLEVDLGKKVQKGIFGADMKIDLCNDGPVTILMDSKNKE from the coding sequence ATGCGAGTAGTTATTCAGCGGGTTTCAAAAGCTCGTGTAACTGTTGAGAGTGAAAAAATTTCAGAAATCGGACAAGGTTTCTTGGTTTTAGTCGGTATAGAAAATGATGATAATGAAGAAGATGTACGCTGGTTATCCCAGAAAATCACCCAAATGCGCATTTTCGACGATGAAAACGGAGTAATGAACCGATGCGTAAAGGATATTGACGGAGAAATCCTTACTGTTTCGCAGTTTACTCTACACGCCTCCACCAAAAAGGGCAATCGACCTAGCTACATCAAGGCTGCAAAACCCGAAATAGCCGTACCTTTGTACGAAAAATTTCTCCTACAGTTAGAAGTTGATTTAGGTAAAAAAGTACAAAAAGGCATTTTTGGAGCAGATATGAAAATAGACTTATGTAATGATGGTCCTGTAACTATTTTGATGGATTCCAAAAATAAAGAATAA